A segment of the Tissierella sp. genome:
CATCAAATGATAAAAGCCTTCATATCCTTCTGTATACTCAGGTCTTTCATTTACAGGGAGCATAGAATTAAGCTCCAAGGCTACTAGAATAGAATTAATCATTATATTTTTAGCTGTACCTGGGTGAACATTTCTACCTTGAATAGAAATTCTAGCTGTAGCAGCATTAAAGTTCTCATACTCCAATTCACCTACAGGTCCACCATCTACAGTATATGCAAAGTCTGCACCAAATTTGTCTACATCAAAGTAATCAGCGCCTCTGCCTATTTCTTCATCTGGAGTGAAGCCAACTTTTATTGTGCCATGAGGTATACTAGGATTCTCAATCAAGTATTCCACTGCAGATATTATTTCTGCTATTCCAGCTTTATTATCTGCACCAAGTAGAGTTGTACCATCTGTAGTTATTAAATCTTTGCCTATATAATTCTGTAAATCTGGAAAATCTTTTATAGACATAATAATATCTTTTTCGACATTTAATACTATGTCTTTTCCATCATAATCAGTTATGATTTTAGGCATTACATTTTTACCAGACATATCAGGACTAGTATCCATGTGAGCTACAAATCCTATAGTAGGAACTGACTCTTTTATATTAGAAGGTAGAGTTCCCATGACATATCCATTTTCATCTACGGATACATGAGATAAACCAATGTCTTCCAATTCCTTTCCTATCATTTTAGCAAATTCATATTGATTAGCTGTGCTAGGTACACAAGTGGCACTTTCATCTGAAGTCGTTTCATACTTAACATAATTTAGAAATCTACTTAATAATTTATTCATTATATTACCTCCTGACTTTATTTATATCTCCTATATTATATAACAATATAGGAGAAAAATGCAGAAATTTGTAGAAAAATTTGGAATTATTTTAGTATATTATTTGAGCTTTAGTGCTATAATATTCAGGTGAGCAAAAAAAAGGTAAATATTTGATAATTAAACTTATTATAGGGTATAAGAGTTGTAACAAATAGATAGAGAAAAGTGGTAATGATTACTAAGGTGAACAGGGGAAAGGTAAGGGAATAGCCATGAGAGAAAAATGTACGAAAGAAAACTTAAAGACAAGAATAGAATCAATGCGTGAAGAACTAAATCAAATGGTTTTAAAAGATTTGGATAAAG
Coding sequences within it:
- a CDS encoding aspartyl-phosphate phosphatase Spo0E family protein, translated to MREKCTKENLKTRIESMREELNQMVLKDLDKDKVVKISQELDLLINEFLSAKI
- the pepT gene encoding peptidase T — encoded protein: MNKLLSRFLNYVKYETTSDESATCVPSTANQYEFAKMIGKELEDIGLSHVSVDENGYVMGTLPSNIKESVPTIGFVAHMDTSPDMSGKNVMPKIITDYDGKDIVLNVEKDIIMSIKDFPDLQNYIGKDLITTDGTTLLGADNKAGIAEIISAVEYLIENPSIPHGTIKVGFTPDEEIGRGADYFDVDKFGADFAYTVDGGPVGELEYENFNAATARISIQGRNVHPGTAKNIMINSILVALELNSMLPVNERPEYTEGYEGFYHLMSFDGSVEKTEIGFIIRDHSMEKYESKKETLTKAVEFLNHKYGNIINLEITDSYYNMKEKILPVMYIVDIAKKSMEDLGIQPLIKPIRGGTDGARLSYMGLPCPNIFTGGHNYHGKFEYIPTFAMEKSVDTILKIIELVQEMK